One segment of Rosa chinensis cultivar Old Blush chromosome 6, RchiOBHm-V2, whole genome shotgun sequence DNA contains the following:
- the LOC112174334 gene encoding lysine histidine transporter-like 8 isoform X1, whose amino-acid sequence MGEVVIETNYMGDLHLAQAMDPSFNTAMGISSRSAALVIPMTISSSANEDGTNPGGVGGELDKQDAWLPLTESRNGSTYSVTFHLLCSGIGTQALSLPVAFAALGWAWGCICLLLAFAWQLYTIRLLVLSHESDTGTRYSRYLQLAIRAFGQKLGKLLVMFPMVYLSNGACVQLIIAGGLTMELFFKTVCNDVATTYCHPMTGTECFLVFMIMAIIVAQFPNLNSIAWVSLIGSITAIVYCTIIWSISVGKGRPNGISYNPPEMESNMDRFGRILNAIGIVFLAFRGHNVILEIQGTLPSEPKHPIHKRMWRGVIISYAIIAICLLLLAIAGFWAHGNKVPSSSVLSISAILGSAAQLPGHNNNSRYVLGVICILVIIHCLSTFQIYGMVAFDNLEMKYTMRKNKPCPRWLRVAFRFLFGGVAFFIAVTFPFFVSLAPLIGGLTLPMAYAYPCFMWITLKKPKPKGLMWCINVGLGCLGLVLSVVLVVAAAWNLAQKGLNANFFKP is encoded by the exons ATGGGAGAAGTGGTTATTGAAACAAACTACATGGGAGATTTACATTTAGCACAAGCTATGGACCCTTCCTTTAACACCGCCATGGGTATAAGCTCACGGTCTGCTGCTCTAGTCATTCCCATGACAATTAGTTCCAGTGCAAACGAAGATGGTACAAATCCAGGAGGCGTAGGTGGTGAACTCGATAAGCAGGATGCTTGGCTGCCTCTCACAGAATCCAGGAATGGCAGTACCTATTCCGTGACGTTTCATCTACTTTGTTCAGGAATTGGGACTCAAGCTCTTTCACTCCCTGTTGCATTCGCCGCTCTTGGATG GGCATGGGGATGTATATGCTTGTTACTAGCGTTTGCATGGCAGCTCTACACTATACGGCTCCTTGTACTATCCCACGAATCTGATACCGGAACTCGTTATAGTAGATACCTCCAACTTGCTATTAGAGCCTTCG gtCAAAAGCTAGGGAAGTTGCTAGTAATGTTCCCGATGGTCTATCTATCAAATGGTGCTTGTGTCCAACTTATTATCGCAGGAGGTCTAACAATGGAGCTTTTCTTCAAAACCGTGTGTAACGATGTGGCTACTACTTATTGTCATCCAATGACTGGCACAGAGTGCTTCTTGGTGTTCATGATCATGGCTATTATTGTGGCTCAGTTTCCCAACTTGAACTCCATAGCTTGGGTCTCTTTGATTGGTTCTATAACAGCAATTGTATATTGCACCATCATCTGGTCTATTTCAGTTGGCAAGGGCAGACCTAATGGTATATCATACAATCCACCAGAAATGGAGTCTAATATGGATAGATTTGGTCGGATACTGAATGCGATTGGGATTGTGTTTTTGGCATTCAGAGGTCACAACGTCATTCTTGAAATACAG GGAACATTGCCATCAGAGCCAAAACACCCAATTCATAAGCGAATGTGGAGAGGGGTGATTATATCGTATGCTATCATTGCCATATGCTTGCTTCTTCTAGCCATAGCTGGATTTTGGGCACATGGAAACAAG GTACCCTCCTCATCAGTTTTATCAATATCTGCAATACTAGGCTCAGCTGCACAACTACCTGGACACAATAACAACTCAAGGTATGTTCTGGGAGTAATCTGCATTCTTGTAATAATACACTGCTTAAGCACATTTCAAATCTATGGCATGGTAGCCTTTGACAACTTGGAGATGAAGTACACTATGAGGAAGAACAAGCCGTGTCCAAGATGGCTTCGAGTAGCTTTCCGTTTTTTGTTTGGAGGAGTGGCATTCTTTATAGCGGTGACCTTTCCATTCTTCGTAAGCCTGGCACCTCTAATTGGAGGTTTGACATTGCCTATGGCTTATGCTTATCCGTGTTTCATGTGGATCACACTCAAGAAACCGAAGCCGAAAGGTTTAATGTGGTGTATTAACGTGGGCCTTGGATGTTTGGGACTGGTTTTGAGTGTTGTTTTAGTGGTTGCAGCAGCATGGAATTTAGCTCAGAAAGGTCTAAATGCCAATTTCTTCAAGCCCTAg
- the LOC112174334 gene encoding lysine histidine transporter-like 8 isoform X2 translates to MGEVVIETNYMGDLHLAQAMDPSFNTAMGISSRSAALVIPMTISSSANEDGTNPGGVGGELDKQDAWLPLTESRNGSTYSVTFHLLCSGIGTQALSLPVAFAALGWAWGCICLLLAFAWQLYTIRLLVLSHESDTGTRYSRYLQLAIRAFGQKLGKLLVMFPMVYLSNGACVQLIIAGGLTMELFFKTVCNDVATTYCHPMTGTECFLVFMIMAIIVAQFPNLNSIAWVSLIGSITAIVYCTIIWSISVGKGRPNGISYNPPEMESNMDRFGRILNAIGIVFLAFRGHNVILEIQGTLPSEPKHPIHKRMWRGVIISYAIIAICLLLLAIAGFWAHGNKVPSSSVLSISAILGSAAQLPGHNNNSSL, encoded by the exons ATGGGAGAAGTGGTTATTGAAACAAACTACATGGGAGATTTACATTTAGCACAAGCTATGGACCCTTCCTTTAACACCGCCATGGGTATAAGCTCACGGTCTGCTGCTCTAGTCATTCCCATGACAATTAGTTCCAGTGCAAACGAAGATGGTACAAATCCAGGAGGCGTAGGTGGTGAACTCGATAAGCAGGATGCTTGGCTGCCTCTCACAGAATCCAGGAATGGCAGTACCTATTCCGTGACGTTTCATCTACTTTGTTCAGGAATTGGGACTCAAGCTCTTTCACTCCCTGTTGCATTCGCCGCTCTTGGATG GGCATGGGGATGTATATGCTTGTTACTAGCGTTTGCATGGCAGCTCTACACTATACGGCTCCTTGTACTATCCCACGAATCTGATACCGGAACTCGTTATAGTAGATACCTCCAACTTGCTATTAGAGCCTTCG gtCAAAAGCTAGGGAAGTTGCTAGTAATGTTCCCGATGGTCTATCTATCAAATGGTGCTTGTGTCCAACTTATTATCGCAGGAGGTCTAACAATGGAGCTTTTCTTCAAAACCGTGTGTAACGATGTGGCTACTACTTATTGTCATCCAATGACTGGCACAGAGTGCTTCTTGGTGTTCATGATCATGGCTATTATTGTGGCTCAGTTTCCCAACTTGAACTCCATAGCTTGGGTCTCTTTGATTGGTTCTATAACAGCAATTGTATATTGCACCATCATCTGGTCTATTTCAGTTGGCAAGGGCAGACCTAATGGTATATCATACAATCCACCAGAAATGGAGTCTAATATGGATAGATTTGGTCGGATACTGAATGCGATTGGGATTGTGTTTTTGGCATTCAGAGGTCACAACGTCATTCTTGAAATACAG GGAACATTGCCATCAGAGCCAAAACACCCAATTCATAAGCGAATGTGGAGAGGGGTGATTATATCGTATGCTATCATTGCCATATGCTTGCTTCTTCTAGCCATAGCTGGATTTTGGGCACATGGAAACAAG GTACCCTCCTCATCAGTTTTATCAATATCTGCAATACTAGGCTCAGCTGCACAACTACCTGGACACAATAACAACTCAAG CCTTTGA